A section of the Desulfurellaceae bacterium genome encodes:
- the cobD gene encoding cobalamin biosynthesis protein CobD: protein MAFAALMLGAFLLEAVCGWPDRLYRRIRHPVVWIGALISGLETALNLDRFSSAARRVLGMLTALVVVSAATLSACLLVALLPQTPVGFAVEVIIASSLLATRSLYCHVLHVVQHLEHGDLVGARQAVGRIVGRDPARLDSAGVARANLESLAENASDGVVAPLFWGSLFGLPGLAAYKAINTLDSMLGHRTTRLEAFGGFAARLDDVANLIPARLTGGLIALASLRSAAIRVMLRDARRHRSPNAGWPESAMAGALGIRLGGPRVYTGELADEPWLNAAAPDPGPTDARRGLYLYGRTMALLGLVLLLVAAGGSAP from the coding sequence GTGGCGTTCGCCGCTCTCATGTTGGGCGCGTTTCTGCTCGAAGCCGTCTGCGGCTGGCCCGACCGGCTGTACCGCCGCATCCGCCACCCGGTGGTCTGGATCGGCGCCTTGATCTCGGGGCTCGAAACGGCCCTGAATCTGGATCGCTTTTCCTCGGCCGCGCGCCGCGTGCTCGGCATGCTGACCGCACTCGTTGTCGTCAGCGCAGCCACCCTGTCCGCCTGCCTTCTCGTTGCCCTCCTGCCACAGACGCCGGTCGGTTTCGCCGTGGAAGTGATAATAGCCTCCAGCCTCCTGGCCACCCGCAGTCTGTATTGTCATGTCCTGCACGTGGTCCAGCACCTGGAACACGGCGACTTGGTGGGTGCCCGCCAGGCCGTCGGCCGCATCGTTGGCCGCGACCCCGCCCGGCTCGACAGCGCGGGCGTCGCGCGTGCCAACCTGGAGAGTCTGGCCGAGAACGCCTCCGACGGCGTGGTCGCGCCGCTGTTCTGGGGCAGCCTGTTCGGCTTGCCGGGGTTGGCGGCCTACAAGGCCATCAATACGCTGGATTCCATGCTCGGCCACCGGACCACGCGCCTGGAGGCGTTCGGCGGTTTTGCCGCCCGGCTCGACGATGTGGCGAACCTCATTCCGGCCCGGCTCACCGGCGGACTGATTGCACTGGCCAGCCTCAGGTCTGCCGCGATCCGCGTGATGCTCCGCGACGCCCGACGCCACCGCTCGCCCAACGCCGGCTGGCCCGAGAGCGCCATGGCCGGGGCGCTCGGCATCCGGCTGGGCGGCCCGCGTGTGTATACAGGGGAGCTGGCCGACGAGCCCTGGCTCAACGCGGCCGCCCCGGACCCTGGGCCAACAGACGCCCGGCGCGGCTTGTATCTCTACGGGCGGACCATGGCGCTCCTTGGGCTGGTGCTGCTCTTAGTGGCGGCCGGAGGAAGCGCACCATGA
- a CDS encoding LLM class F420-dependent oxidoreductase has protein sequence MTHERWSLSVPIEEVPLAEHAELARQAEQLGYTDAWSLEVDGTDCFSPLALIGSATQLRLGTAIANVYTRGPATLAMSAAGLAEAAPGRFCLGLGAGSQPIVESWNGGQFRKPLSRVREMVGFLHQVFAGERVVFEGQTFQVQGFRLSRPPSAPIPIHLAALRPAMLSLAGQIADGAILNWLSAGDIKKSVAVVHAAAQNAGRDPDTVEITARVFVCVDPPSAETDTGIRRHINTYLNVPVYKAFHEWLGRAEVLGPMWQAWSSGDRRAAVAAVPQSVIDELILTGSAEDIHAHVRRYMEAGVSTAFLQFQSFAKDPAVKRQRLLQAVRDLAPARF, from the coding sequence ATGACGCACGAACGCTGGTCCCTGTCCGTTCCGATTGAGGAGGTCCCGCTGGCCGAGCACGCCGAACTGGCCCGTCAGGCCGAGCAGCTGGGCTATACCGACGCCTGGTCCCTGGAAGTTGACGGCACGGATTGTTTTTCTCCCCTGGCCCTGATCGGTTCGGCCACCCAGCTGCGGCTGGGTACCGCGATTGCCAACGTCTACACCCGCGGTCCGGCCACCCTGGCCATGAGCGCCGCCGGGCTGGCCGAGGCCGCCCCGGGCCGCTTCTGTCTGGGTCTGGGAGCGGGCTCGCAGCCGATTGTCGAGAGCTGGAACGGCGGCCAGTTCCGGAAACCGCTCAGCCGGGTGCGCGAGATGGTCGGCTTTCTGCACCAGGTCTTCGCCGGCGAACGGGTGGTGTTTGAGGGCCAGACCTTCCAGGTGCAGGGTTTTCGGCTGAGCCGGCCGCCCAGCGCGCCCATCCCGATTCACCTGGCCGCCCTACGCCCGGCCATGTTGAGCCTGGCCGGCCAGATCGCCGACGGCGCGATTCTCAACTGGCTGTCGGCCGGGGATATCAAAAAATCGGTCGCCGTTGTCCACGCGGCCGCCCAGAATGCCGGCCGGGATCCCGACACGGTGGAGATCACGGCCCGGGTGTTTGTGTGTGTCGATCCGCCCTCGGCCGAGACCGATACGGGCATCCGACGCCATATCAACACCTATCTCAACGTCCCGGTCTACAAAGCCTTCCACGAGTGGCTGGGACGGGCAGAGGTGTTGGGACCGATGTGGCAGGCCTGGAGCAGCGGCGATCGCAGGGCGGCGGTGGCGGCGGTGCCGCAGTCGGTCATCGACGAGCTTATTCTGACCGGATCGGCTGAGGACATACACGCCCATGTCCGGCGCTACATGGAGGCCGGAGTGAGCACGGCTTTTCTGCAATTTCAGAGCTTTGCCAAAGACCCGGCGGTCAAGCGCCAGCGCCTGCTCCAGGCCGTGCGCGACCTGGCGCCCGCCCGGTTCTGA
- a CDS encoding ABC transporter substrate-binding protein, which produces MGLISEALPRLTVLTVLVGLIACSPAEPPPRLDPPTRIVSLDYCADQYVLKLAPRGHILAVSPDAEKTFSYMRGQARGLRQVRPRAEDVLVLQPDLVVRSYGGGPQVTTFVERMGTPVLQIDFADDLDGIRNTITAVAEGLDQPARGAQVVAEMNARLAALRALPDAPEALYMTPAGVTSGPGTLVHEMLRAAGLANFQHEPGWRSLPLERLAYEHPDLVAAVLWGATNHDNAWSAARHPIARRQLRERPTVRLEGAWVACGGWFLLDAIEALATTGRGEPAR; this is translated from the coding sequence ATGGGATTGATTTCTGAGGCGCTGCCCCGGCTGACCGTTCTCACCGTTCTGGTCGGCCTGATCGCGTGCAGCCCTGCCGAGCCGCCGCCACGCCTGGACCCGCCGACACGTATTGTCAGTCTCGACTACTGCGCCGACCAGTATGTGCTCAAGCTGGCGCCACGTGGGCACATCCTGGCCGTCTCACCCGACGCGGAGAAAACCTTCTCGTATATGCGCGGCCAGGCGCGGGGGCTGAGGCAGGTTCGTCCGCGAGCCGAGGACGTGCTTGTCCTCCAACCCGATCTGGTCGTTCGTTCCTACGGCGGGGGACCGCAGGTCACCACGTTTGTCGAGCGTATGGGGACGCCCGTGCTGCAAATCGACTTTGCCGATGACCTCGACGGCATTCGGAATACGATCACGGCCGTCGCCGAGGGGCTGGACCAGCCGGCGCGTGGTGCGCAGGTGGTCGCCGAGATGAACGCCCGACTCGCAGCCCTGCGCGCCCTGCCGGACGCGCCGGAGGCTCTGTACATGACGCCGGCCGGCGTGACGAGCGGCCCCGGCACCCTGGTCCACGAGATGCTGCGCGCGGCGGGTCTGGCCAACTTCCAGCACGAGCCCGGCTGGCGCTCCCTGCCGCTCGAACGCCTGGCCTATGAACACCCCGATCTCGTGGCTGCGGTCTTGTGGGGAGCGACCAATCACGACAACGCCTGGAGTGCGGCCCGCCACCCCATAGCCCGCCGCCAACTCCGCGAGCGCCCAACGGTCCGGCTTGAGGGCGCCTGGGTCGCCTGTGGCGGCTGGTTCTTGCTGGACGCTATTGAGGCGCTGGCCACGACCGGACGCGGAGAGCCGGCGCGGTGA
- the cobO gene encoding cob(I)yrinic acid a,c-diamide adenosyltransferase, with product MQAVQAEHRRKVRAARHPERGLVLVYTGDGKGKSSSAFGVIARALGWGQRVGVVQFIKGKWLTGEHKFFARFPDQLVWHCMGEGFTWNTQDRARDTAAAAAAFAKARELMESGDRDLVVLDEINIALRYDYLSVETVLAGLRARSTRTSVILTGRDAKQELMDYADLVSEMREVKHPFKAGIKAQHGIDF from the coding sequence ATGCAGGCTGTGCAGGCCGAGCATCGCCGCAAGGTGAGGGCGGCCCGTCACCCGGAACGCGGTCTGGTGCTGGTCTACACCGGCGACGGCAAAGGGAAATCGAGTTCGGCCTTTGGCGTGATTGCCCGGGCGCTCGGCTGGGGTCAGCGGGTCGGCGTCGTGCAGTTTATCAAAGGCAAATGGCTGACCGGCGAGCACAAGTTCTTCGCCAGGTTTCCCGATCAACTCGTCTGGCATTGCATGGGTGAGGGATTCACCTGGAACACCCAGGACCGTGCCCGCGACACGGCCGCCGCTGCCGCCGCCTTCGCCAAGGCGCGGGAATTGATGGAGAGCGGCGACCGTGACCTGGTCGTGCTGGACGAAATCAATATCGCGCTCCGCTACGACTACCTGTCCGTCGAGACCGTACTTGCGGGCCTCAGGGCGCGCTCGACCCGGACGAGCGTGATTCTGACCGGACGCGACGCCAAACAGGAGCTGATGGATTATGCCGACCTCGTCAGTGAGATGCGCGAGGTCAAGCATCCCTTCAAAGCCGGTATTAAAGCCCAGCATGGGATTGATTTCTGA
- the cobU gene encoding bifunctional adenosylcobinamide kinase/adenosylcobinamide-phosphate guanylyltransferase, whose amino-acid sequence MTTVEPHPGISLVLGGARSGKSTFAESLARRHSRQVYIATAERVDDEMVRRIEAHRRQRGSGWRTLEVPLDLADAIRQEGAPQVCLLVDCLTVWLGNLMYHGQRIDAAQDGLLDALAGVPGPVVLVANEVGLGIVPDNAAARAFRDHAGRLNQAVARLATRVYFVAAGLPVLLKGTE is encoded by the coding sequence ATGACTACGGTCGAACCTCACCCCGGCATCAGCCTGGTTCTCGGCGGCGCGCGCTCGGGCAAGAGCACTTTTGCCGAAAGCCTGGCGCGTCGGCACAGCCGACAGGTCTACATCGCCACCGCCGAACGTGTCGACGATGAGATGGTCCGCCGTATCGAAGCCCACCGCCGCCAGCGCGGGTCGGGTTGGCGTACACTGGAGGTGCCCCTCGATCTCGCGGATGCCATTCGGCAGGAGGGCGCGCCCCAGGTGTGCCTGCTGGTCGATTGCCTCACGGTGTGGCTGGGCAACCTCATGTATCACGGCCAGAGGATAGACGCGGCCCAGGACGGGCTGCTCGACGCGCTGGCCGGGGTGCCCGGACCGGTGGTCCTGGTCGCCAACGAAGTCGGCCTCGGCATCGTGCCGGACAACGCCGCAGCGCGGGCTTTCCGTGACCACGCCGGCCGGCTCAACCAGGCGGTCGCCCGGCTGGCGACGCGCGTCTACTTTGTGGCTGCGGGGCTGCCGGTCCTCCTCAAGGGGACTGAGTGA
- a CDS encoding glutamine--tRNA ligase/YqeY domain fusion protein translates to MSAHDTPLDFIREIIAADLRANKNGGRVVTRFPPEPNGYLHIGHAKSICLNFGLAAEHHGVCHLRFDDTNPTKEDLEYVESIQEDVRWLGFDWQDKLFYASDYYEQLYGYAVQLITNGKAYVDSLSADQIREYRGTLTQPGKNSPYRDRSVEDNLDLFARMRAGEFEDGSLVLRAKIDMASPNLNLRDPVIYRIRRATHHRTGDAWCIYPMYDFTHGQSDALEGITHSICTLEFEDHRPLYEWFLRELPVPCQPQQLEFARLNLTYTVMSKRKLLELVTNRHVSGWDDPRLPTLKGLRRRGYTPESIRNFCERIGVAKRNSVVDMAMLEHYVRDDLNKRAPRVMAVLRPLRVVIDNYPPDRVEQLAAVNNPEDPGAGTRQLPFSRVVYIERDDFREDPPRKFFRLAPGREVRLRYAYIIKCVEVIKDEDGNIVELRCTYDPETRSGGSAESRKVKATLHWVSAAHAIPAEVRLYDSLFTRPDPDTVEDGRSYTDFLNPDSLEVLAACQLEPGLAEAEVGGRYQFERLGYFCVDPDSVGGSPVFNRTVTLRDTWAKIQKAQKAQKAGRA, encoded by the coding sequence ATGAGCGCGCATGACACCCCGCTAGACTTTATCCGCGAGATTATTGCCGCCGACCTCAGGGCCAACAAAAACGGCGGCCGGGTGGTGACCCGCTTTCCGCCCGAGCCCAACGGCTATCTGCACATCGGCCACGCCAAATCCATCTGCCTCAACTTTGGTCTGGCGGCCGAACACCACGGGGTGTGCCACCTGCGCTTCGACGACACCAACCCGACCAAGGAAGACCTGGAGTACGTCGAGTCCATTCAGGAGGATGTCCGCTGGCTGGGCTTTGACTGGCAGGACAAACTGTTCTACGCCTCGGACTACTATGAGCAGCTGTACGGCTACGCCGTCCAGCTGATCACCAACGGCAAGGCGTATGTGGACAGCCTGAGCGCCGACCAGATACGCGAGTACCGCGGCACCCTCACCCAGCCGGGCAAAAACAGCCCGTATCGAGACCGCTCGGTCGAGGACAACCTCGACCTGTTCGCCCGCATGCGGGCCGGCGAGTTCGAGGACGGCAGCCTGGTCTTGCGAGCCAAAATCGACATGGCCTCGCCCAATCTCAATCTGCGCGACCCGGTGATTTACCGTATCCGCCGGGCCACCCACCACCGGACCGGAGACGCCTGGTGCATCTACCCCATGTACGACTTCACCCACGGCCAGTCCGACGCCCTTGAGGGCATCACCCACTCGATCTGTACCCTGGAGTTTGAGGACCACCGGCCCCTGTACGAGTGGTTTCTCAGGGAATTGCCGGTGCCGTGTCAGCCGCAGCAGCTCGAGTTTGCTCGCCTCAACCTGACCTATACCGTAATGAGCAAGCGCAAACTGTTGGAACTCGTCACCAACCGCCACGTCAGCGGCTGGGACGACCCGCGCCTGCCGACCCTCAAGGGCTTGCGGCGCCGCGGCTACACGCCGGAGTCGATCCGCAATTTCTGCGAGCGCATCGGTGTGGCCAAGCGTAACAGCGTGGTCGATATGGCCATGCTCGAACACTATGTGCGGGACGATCTCAACAAACGCGCACCCCGGGTCATGGCCGTGCTGCGCCCGCTGCGGGTCGTGATCGACAACTATCCACCCGACCGGGTCGAGCAGCTTGCCGCCGTCAACAACCCCGAGGACCCCGGTGCCGGCACCCGTCAGCTGCCGTTTTCGCGGGTGGTGTATATCGAGCGGGACGATTTTCGGGAAGACCCGCCCCGCAAGTTTTTCCGTCTGGCACCGGGGCGCGAGGTGCGGCTGCGCTACGCCTACATCATCAAGTGCGTCGAGGTGATCAAAGACGAGGACGGCAATATCGTTGAGCTGCGCTGCACGTATGACCCGGAAACCCGCAGCGGCGGCTCGGCCGAGTCGCGCAAAGTCAAGGCGACCCTGCACTGGGTCTCGGCCGCCCACGCCATCCCGGCCGAAGTCCGGCTGTACGACAGTCTGTTCACCCGGCCCGACCCCGACACGGTTGAGGACGGGCGCAGCTATACCGATTTTCTGAACCCCGACTCGCTGGAGGTGCTGGCCGCCTGCCAGCTCGAACCCGGCCTGGCCGAAGCCGAGGTCGGCGGCCGCTATCAGTTCGAGCGCCTGGGCTATTTCTGTGTCGATCCGGATTCGGTTGGGGGCTCGCCGGTTTTTAATCGGACGGTCACCCTGCGGGATACGTGGGCCAAAATCCAGAAGGCCCAGAAGGCCCAAAAAGCAGGCCGGGCGTAG
- a CDS encoding YdiU family protein, translating into MNTEHTSEPSNLGLCFDNRFTRDLPADPETDNYRRQVESACYSRVQPTRVARPRLLAYAWEVAQDIGLSRAECESDEFVQVFSGNRVLSGMDPYAMCYGGHQFGSWAGQLGDGRAINLGEIVNQGRRWVVQLKGAGPTPYSRQADGLAVLRSSLREFLCSEAMHHLGVPTTRALSLIATGEQVVRDMFYDGNPKPEPGAVVCRVAPSFTRFGNFQLFAARGETEVLQQLLDYTIRTDFPHLGQPSAAVYLAWFQEVCRTTARLIVDWLRVGFVHGVMNTDNMSILGLTIDYGPYGWLEDYDPKWTPNTTDAVGRRYCFGNQPQIAQWNLAQLANAVLPLIGQTEALEDLLSGFVTDFEHGWRSMMAGKLGLRSFEPQSDDELVAELLAILCLAETDMTIFYRRLAELELDGPAFDREQADDEALPEPLLDAYYVPEQLSRSHTLRIGNWLRRYAARVRADRTSDEARRKRMNAVNPKYVLRNYLAQLAIDKAEQGDPTRLHELLDLLRHPYDDQPDKDDYAKKRPDWARQRAGCSMLSCSS; encoded by the coding sequence ATGAACACCGAACACACCTCCGAGCCGTCAAACCTCGGCCTTTGCTTTGACAACCGCTTTACGCGCGATCTGCCGGCCGACCCGGAAACCGACAATTACCGCCGTCAGGTCGAGTCTGCCTGTTACTCGCGCGTCCAGCCGACCCGCGTGGCCCGGCCCCGGCTGCTGGCCTACGCCTGGGAAGTCGCCCAGGACATCGGCCTGAGCCGCGCCGAGTGCGAATCGGACGAGTTCGTTCAGGTCTTTTCCGGTAACCGGGTGTTGTCGGGCATGGACCCCTACGCCATGTGTTACGGTGGCCATCAGTTTGGCAGCTGGGCCGGGCAGCTCGGAGACGGGCGGGCGATCAACCTGGGGGAGATTGTCAACCAGGGGCGGCGCTGGGTTGTCCAGCTCAAAGGCGCCGGCCCCACGCCGTATTCCCGCCAGGCCGACGGTCTGGCCGTCCTGCGCTCGTCGCTGCGCGAGTTCTTGTGTAGCGAGGCCATGCATCATCTGGGCGTCCCCACCACCCGTGCCCTGAGCCTGATCGCAACCGGCGAGCAGGTCGTCCGGGACATGTTCTATGACGGCAACCCCAAGCCCGAGCCGGGCGCGGTGGTGTGTCGCGTGGCGCCCTCATTTACCCGCTTCGGGAATTTTCAACTCTTTGCCGCACGGGGAGAGACCGAGGTCTTGCAACAGCTCCTGGATTACACCATCCGGACCGACTTTCCCCATCTCGGCCAGCCGTCGGCGGCGGTCTACCTGGCCTGGTTTCAGGAGGTGTGTCGCACAACCGCCCGGCTGATCGTGGACTGGCTGCGGGTCGGTTTTGTCCACGGGGTGATGAACACCGACAACATGTCGATCCTGGGTCTGACCATCGACTACGGGCCGTACGGCTGGCTGGAAGATTACGATCCCAAATGGACGCCCAACACCACCGACGCGGTCGGTCGTCGCTACTGCTTCGGCAATCAGCCCCAGATCGCCCAGTGGAACCTGGCCCAGCTGGCCAATGCCGTGCTGCCCCTGATCGGCCAAACCGAAGCCCTGGAAGACCTTCTCAGCGGCTTTGTCACAGACTTCGAGCACGGCTGGCGAAGCATGATGGCCGGCAAGCTGGGGCTGCGATCCTTCGAGCCGCAAAGCGACGATGAACTGGTGGCCGAACTGCTGGCCATCCTGTGCCTGGCGGAAACCGATATGACGATTTTCTACCGAAGGCTGGCCGAGCTTGAACTTGACGGCCCAGCCTTCGACCGGGAACAGGCCGACGATGAAGCCCTGCCCGAGCCGTTGCTGGACGCCTACTACGTGCCCGAACAGCTGAGCCGTAGCCACACACTGCGGATCGGCAACTGGCTGCGCCGCTATGCAGCCCGTGTCCGTGCCGACCGGACTTCAGACGAAGCGCGCCGCAAACGCATGAATGCCGTCAATCCCAAATATGTGCTGCGTAACTATCTGGCCCAGCTGGCCATAGATAAAGCCGAGCAGGGCGACCCTACGAGGCTGCACGAATTGCTCGACCTGCTGCGCCACCCCTATGATGACCAGCCCGATAAAGACGACTACGCCAAAAAGCGGCCCGACTGGGCGCGTCAGCGGGCGGGCTGCTCGATGCTGTCGTGCAGCTCCTGA
- a CDS encoding ABC transporter ATP-binding protein, whose translation MTELCASEVTVRVGRATLVNAASCRLRSGELVALLGPNGAGKTTLLRATLGLIRLSAGAASLDGRPTAKLSPTERARRVGYLPQVRPLAWPNTVRDVVALGRFAHGAALGRLRAADAEAVDRAVGACDLLDLAQRRTDTLSGGELARVHCARAFAAEAPLLVADEPTASLDLRHQFQVMDLLRRFADAGGGVLVVLHDIGLAVRFADRLVWMKDGVVLADGSPQETLTADRIRTVYGVRARVERHGAEWAVQIEEVA comes from the coding sequence GTGACTGAGCTGTGCGCCAGCGAGGTGACGGTCAGGGTCGGCCGGGCGACGCTGGTGAACGCGGCGTCCTGCCGTCTGCGGTCCGGCGAACTGGTCGCCCTGCTCGGGCCTAACGGCGCGGGTAAAACCACCCTGCTACGCGCCACTCTGGGTCTCATACGGCTTTCGGCGGGAGCGGCAAGCCTGGACGGTCGGCCGACGGCAAAACTCTCGCCCACGGAACGCGCCCGCCGGGTGGGCTATCTGCCCCAGGTCCGCCCGCTGGCCTGGCCCAACACCGTGCGTGACGTGGTTGCGCTGGGACGCTTCGCCCACGGCGCGGCGCTCGGCCGCCTGCGCGCCGCAGATGCCGAGGCGGTTGACCGCGCGGTGGGCGCCTGTGACCTGCTTGACCTGGCCCAGCGTCGGACCGACACCTTGTCCGGTGGCGAACTCGCCCGCGTTCACTGTGCCCGGGCTTTTGCCGCTGAAGCCCCGCTGCTGGTTGCCGACGAGCCGACCGCATCCCTCGACCTGCGCCACCAGTTCCAGGTCATGGACCTGCTGCGGCGCTTTGCCGACGCGGGCGGCGGCGTGCTGGTCGTGCTGCACGACATCGGGCTGGCCGTTCGCTTTGCTGACCGGCTGGTATGGATGAAGGACGGTGTCGTGCTGGCCGACGGTTCGCCCCAGGAGACCCTGACCGCCGACCGCATCCGGACGGTCTACGGGGTACGCGCGCGGGTTGAGCGGCACGGCGCCGAGTGGGCCGTGCAGATCGAAGAGGTGGCCTGA
- a CDS encoding iron ABC transporter permease, translating into MSFSWLNLALAAAAVAALAAACFLGTTPMSVPRVLAALLGQAPAGDSLVVWHIRLPRAAAAFVVGAALGASGAALQGLLRNPLAEPGVLGVSASASLGATFVLYYGLADAWAYSVPVAAITGASAASALIALVALRTSSVVTLILVGVGLSSFAGATMALLMNLAPNPFSLADMVNWMLGSVANRSADDLALALPFLAVGLAVLFMTRRGLSALTLGEEAAAGVGLNLRRQRLAVVLGTGLATGAAVAIAGTIGFVGIIAPHLVRPRVDHDPARSLLPSALLAGVILELADIGVRLLPTDSELKLGVVAALIGAPAFVWITLQRRAVRD; encoded by the coding sequence GTGAGCTTCAGCTGGCTCAATCTGGCCCTGGCCGCAGCTGCCGTTGCGGCACTGGCGGCTGCCTGTTTTCTCGGCACGACCCCTATGAGCGTGCCCCGCGTCCTGGCCGCCCTGCTGGGTCAGGCTCCGGCCGGCGACAGCCTCGTGGTGTGGCACATCCGTCTGCCGCGCGCGGCTGCGGCGTTTGTGGTCGGCGCCGCCCTGGGGGCGAGTGGCGCGGCCCTGCAGGGGCTGCTGCGCAACCCGCTGGCGGAGCCGGGTGTCCTGGGCGTATCGGCCTCGGCGTCCCTGGGGGCGACCTTCGTCCTGTACTACGGCCTGGCCGACGCCTGGGCCTATAGTGTGCCGGTGGCAGCCATCACGGGCGCGTCCGCAGCCTCGGCCCTCATCGCCCTGGTCGCGCTGCGCACGTCCTCGGTGGTGACCCTCATCCTGGTTGGCGTCGGCCTGTCGAGCTTCGCCGGGGCGACCATGGCACTACTGATGAATCTTGCCCCCAACCCGTTCTCACTGGCGGACATGGTGAACTGGATGCTGGGCTCGGTCGCCAACCGCAGCGCCGACGACCTGGCGCTCGCCCTGCCGTTCCTGGCCGTCGGTTTGGCCGTGCTGTTCATGACCCGACGAGGTTTGTCGGCACTCACTCTGGGTGAGGAAGCTGCGGCCGGCGTGGGCCTCAACCTGCGTCGCCAGCGTCTGGCGGTCGTACTGGGCACCGGGCTGGCCACCGGCGCGGCGGTCGCCATCGCGGGGACTATCGGCTTCGTCGGTATTATTGCTCCGCACCTGGTACGCCCTCGTGTCGATCACGACCCGGCGCGCAGCCTGCTGCCCTCGGCCCTGCTGGCCGGGGTGATTCTCGAACTCGCCGACATCGGGGTCCGTCTGTTGCCGACCGACTCGGAGCTGAAGCTGGGTGTGGTTGCGGCCCTGATCGGCGCGCCGGCCTTTGTGTGGATCACCCTGCAGCGGAGGGCGGTGCGTGACTGA
- a CDS encoding ATP-grasp domain-containing protein, with product MGQNPEGPEGPKSRPGVDRTEDWALENNIRCLSAACRQLGLDFDYLDPDHNLVRIVLGGQAHYFQLNRTPFNAESVAGLCKDKYHTYCLLKDAVRCPRTLAFLSYRVDARYTRYVRYRSASEIVAAVEAELGYPLIVKSNRGSFGSNVFLCHAARDTQTAIETVFDKHSHLYDYVALAQEFIPTAHEYRLVCYKQTPVLVYARSGDPSTFNARYWEGTSARAILIEHAALLDELAAFVRPVYGLLDLGFVGFDIVRAVDGRLYLLELNSGPRFDHVIATNGTRPVIDMYKTVLSAWISEESAV from the coding sequence GTGGGCCAAAATCCAGAAGGCCCAGAAGGCCCAAAAAGCAGGCCGGGCGTAGACCGGACGGAGGACTGGGCTCTGGAAAACAACATCCGGTGTCTGAGCGCCGCCTGTCGCCAGCTCGGCCTGGACTTCGACTACCTCGACCCGGACCACAACCTGGTCAGAATCGTGCTTGGCGGCCAAGCCCACTATTTTCAGCTCAACCGCACGCCGTTCAACGCCGAGTCGGTGGCCGGGCTGTGCAAAGACAAATACCACACCTACTGCCTGCTCAAAGACGCCGTCCGCTGTCCCAGAACCCTGGCCTTTCTGAGCTATCGGGTCGATGCGCGCTACACCCGTTATGTGCGCTACCGCTCGGCCTCCGAGATCGTGGCTGCGGTTGAGGCCGAACTCGGCTACCCGCTCATCGTCAAGAGCAACCGGGGATCGTTTGGCTCAAACGTTTTTCTGTGTCACGCGGCCAGGGACACCCAGACCGCCATTGAAACGGTTTTTGACAAACACTCTCACCTGTACGATTACGTTGCCCTGGCCCAGGAGTTCATCCCGACCGCACACGAGTACCGGCTGGTGTGCTACAAACAGACGCCGGTCCTGGTCTACGCGCGTTCCGGCGACCCGTCTACATTCAACGCCCGCTACTGGGAGGGCACCTCGGCTCGGGCGATCCTGATCGAGCACGCCGCGTTGCTGGACGAACTGGCAGCCTTTGTCCGGCCCGTCTACGGGCTGCTGGACCTTGGCTTTGTCGGCTTCGATATCGTGCGCGCCGTGGACGGGCGGCTGTATCTCCTGGAACTCAACTCCGGGCCGCGCTTTGACCATGTCATCGCCACCAACGGCACGCGGCCGGTCATCGACATGTACAAGACCGTACTGTCGGCCTGGATATCCGAAGAATCGGCAGTCTGA